The Amycolatopsis endophytica genome includes the window CGCGTCGGCGACGCCCTGCGCCAGCCCGGCCTGGGCCGACCCCCAGGTGGCCCGCTCGTGCAGGTCGCCGGAGGCAGCGGCCTTGGTGACGAACAACGTCAGCGGCTTGACCGGCACGCTCGGCCGCAGCACGGCCACGAACGGCACGTGGCCGGCGCTCGGGGTGGCCAGCGCGGTCGCCCAGGCGGTCTCGACGGGACCCCCCTTGCGCCCGAGCACGATGTTGGTGTGCGCGGCGTTGACCCCGGTGCCGACGAACGACTCGCCGACCAGCGCGGTGGGCGCGAAAGTCATGGAATCTCCAGAAG containing:
- the fae gene encoding formaldehyde-activating enzyme → MTFAPTALVGESFVGTGVNAAHTNIVLGRKGGPVETAWATALATPSAGHVPFVAVLRPSVPVKPLTLFVTKAAASGDLHERATWGSAQAGLAQGVADAAGHGLIPAAELDELLIIAAIWVNPGVDDLDESFRNQRAAAFGALRAAVAGTPTADEVLAAARAGAANPFYEPGAALLAESAPEAAR